The following is a genomic window from Clostridium fungisolvens.
AAGAGCTATGGAAAACTTTGATCTTGGAAATAGATACGTTAATATAGATTTTGTTAAAGATATTGCACTTATAAAAAAAGCAGCTGCGCTTGTAAATTCTAGACTTAAGAAACTGGAAGAAGAGAAGGGGAAGGCGATAGTAAAAGCTTCAGAGGAAATTGTAGAAGGTTTGTTTGATGATAGCTTTAAGATAAATGCCTTTCAAGGAGGAGCTGGAACTTCAACAAACATGAATGTGAATGAAGTCATAGCCAATAGAGCATTAGAGCTATTAGGGGAAGAAAAAGGGAACTATGATGTGATTCATCCATTGAATCATGTAAATATGTCGCAATCTACAAATGATGTTTGCCCAACTGCATTAAGAATTGCAGCTATAAGAAAGATTAGAAGACTTGCTAACGCTTTAGCAGATTTACAGGAAGCACTGCAAGTGAAAGAAAATGAGTTTGCCAATATCTTAAAGCTTGGAAGAACGGAACTTATGGATGCGCTACCTATGATGGTTGGGCAAGGGTTTGGTGCTTATGCAAAGGCTATAGAGAGAGATAGATGGAGGATTTATAAGGTTGAAGAAAGACTTAGAGTAATAAATATTGGAGGCACAGCAATTGGTACTGGTCTTAATGCAACAAATAAATATATTTTTATGATGACAGATATGCTTCAACAGCTTACAGGCCTTGGGCTTGCTCGTTCAGACTTTCCTATGGATGTTACGCAAAATGCTGATGTTTTTGTTGAAGTGTCAGGTCTTTTAAAATCCTGTGCTGTTAACTTAATGAAAATATCCAACGATTTAAGGCTTTTAAGCTCTGGACCTAAGGGTGGTTTTGGAGAGTTGATACTTCCAATGAAGCAGCCAGGATCCTCCATAATGCCAGGCAAGGTTAATCCAGTAATACCAGAGATGATAGCACAGGTGGCTATGAGGATTGTTTCAAATGACAGTGGAATAACTTTTGCTGCAGCCAGTGGGCAGCTTGAACTCAACGCCTTCATTCCTCTTATAACAGAAAATCTATTAGAATCCTTAGAGTTATTAGAAAAAGCTGTTATAATATTTAGAGAGAAATGTATTGAAGGTATTGAAGTAAATAATGACGTATGCAGAGAGAATTTAGAAAAATCTACGGCTATGACAGCTGCGTTAATACATCATATAGGTTATGATAGAGCAAGTGAAATTGCAAAAAAAGCATTGGCTTTAGGAATAACCTTAAGAGAAGTTATATATCTAGATAATATATTGACTAAGGAAGAAGTAGAGGCGATACTTAATCCTTTAGAGTTAACAAAGCCAGGTATACCTGGAAAGTAAGGAGAGAAGATTATATGAGTTTAAATTCTACACCTCGCTCAGAGCGAGTACATATAGCCCTTTTTGGAAGAAGAAATGCAGGTAAATCTAGTATTATAAATGCGGTTACAGAACAAGAAATTTCTATAGTATCAGAAGTTAAGGGAACCACAACGGATCCCGTTTACAAATCTATAGAGATACTACCGATTGGACCATGTGTAATAATTGATACAGCTGGGCTTGATGATAAAGGGGAACTAGGAGAACTTAGAATAAAAAAGACAATTGAAGTTTTAGATAAAGCTGATGTTGCAATAATAGTTGTAGATGGTGCTGTTGGAGTTACTGAAGAAGACATAAATATAGTTAAAGTAATAAAAGAAAAGAATATTCCTGTTTTAGGAGTATTAAATAAAATTGATGAATTAGTTTCTTATGATGAAGCTGCTCAAGAAATGGCAAAGAAGCTTTCTATTCAAGTAGTTCCAGCTTCAGCTGCTTTAAATAAAGGCATTAAGGAAATAAAAAACAAGATAATAAGCCTTTTACCTCAAGAAGAAGATAAATTTAAAATAGTTGGAGATCTTATAAATCCGGGAGATCTAGTTGTTTTAGTAACACCAATTGATAAAGCAGCTCCAAAGGGAAGATTGATACTTCCACAACAGCAGACAATCAGAGATATCTTAGAAAGTGATGCAATTGCGGTAGTTACAAAGGAACATGAATTAAGACAAACACTAGAGAGTCTTGGTAGGAAGCCGAAGCTCGTTATAACGGATTCACAGGTATTCCTAAAGGTTTCTGCTGATACTCCTAAGGATATAATGCTTACATCGTTCTCAATATTGTTTGCTAGATATAAAGGCGATCTTGCAGAGATGGTTAGAGGAATAAAAGCGATTAAGATGTTAAAGGATGGAGATAAGATACTAGTATCAGAAGGATGTACTCATCACAAGCAGGCTGATGACATAGCAAGAGTAAAAATTCCAAGATGGCTTAGACAGCTTACGGGAAAGGAATTAAGCTTTGAATATTCTTCAGGTGTAGTATTTACTGATGATGTTAAGCAATACTCACTTATAGTTCATTGTGGTGGATGTATGCTAAATAGAACTGCAATGTGCTCAAGAATAGATGATGCTAAGGCTTATAATGTCCCAATCGTAAACTATGGAATGTTAATAGCATATGTTCAAGGAATATTAGAGAGAGCATTAGAACCATTTCCAATGGCTAAACTAGAATATGAAGAATTAGATTAGAATAAAAATAGCTTAAGTGATTTAATGTCACTTAAGCTATTTTTATTGTATAGAAATCAGTTATGAAAGTAAAGCCTTCACAAAGTATATAAAAAATTGTATTTTAGAGCTAAAAACTTATTTAAAATTATATTGTAAAAAATATTAACTTTTTTGTAATAATTAGAGTATAATGATGATAATAAAATTAGCAAGATCCCTAAGAGGAGTGAAGAATTATGAGTTATAAGATATTCTTAGTTGAGGATGATAAGAATCTAAATACAGTATTATGCTCTTATTTAATAAGAGAAGGTTTTGAAGTGTCTAGCTTTTCAAAAGGTGAAGATGCGATAGAATCTATATACGAGAATCCTCATCTTTGGATTTTAGATATAATGTTGCCAGATGTGGATGGATTTACAGTTTTAAAAGAAATTAAAGCTAGCAATAAAAATATTCCAGTTATTTTTATATCTGCAAGGGATGCAGATATTGATAGGATAGTAGGACTTGAAATGGGTAGTGATGACTATCTGGCTAAACCTTTCATGCCTAGAGAGTTAGTTATAAGGACAAAAAAGCTGTTAGATAGAACATACAAAGAATTGGATCTATCAAGTGGTCAGTATTTATATGGGTATTTAATTGAAACAGATAAAAGAATAATAACAAAAGGTGGCGAGGATGTAGGACTTAGTTCTAAGGAGTTTGATCTTCTTATGCTTTTTTTAAATAATAAACAGAAAACTTTTTCAAGAGATGATATATTAAATATGATTTGGGGAGAAAGCTATTATGGGAGCGACAGAGTTGTGGATGATCTTGTGAGGAGACTCAGAAAAAGGATGCCTGAACTTAGAATTGAAACTGTATATGGATTTGGTTATAGACTTAATTAGAGTACATTTTGAGGTGTTGTTATGAAAAATAAATCTTTGACCTTTCAAGTTTGGTCTGTAAGTGCCGGTATAATAGCTGGAGTATTTATATGTTTAGTGCTGTACTTTAATATATCGATAAGTTCTTTTTTCACAGATGAAACTTATAAAACCATAGAATTAGCACAAGATACTTTCCTTCAATCAAAAAATAAGGATAAAAATTTGGAATTAGAAGAGATAAATACTGAAAATATAGGTATGATTCAAGATACAAGATCAGTAACTCAAGTGGTGTATCCATATCAAAATTTAAATATTATTAAGAGATTTTCTAGGTCTTCCTTAACTAATGATCTTATGAAGATAATTGAAAAAGAAACAAGGACTCAGAATGAAACCAGTAAAAGATATGATTATAAACTCAGTAGTGGTAGATTATATTATGTTATAAAAAAGACTAATTTTGATGGAAAAGATTCTTATCTAATATCTTTTATGATGGATACCTATAGAAATAAGCTTGTAAAGGATGTTACTGAAAAGCTAATAGTTGGAGGAATAATTGCTATAATGATAAGTTTAATGGTGTCTATGGCATTCTCAAACTACATAACTGCACCGATAAAGTTTTTGGAAAGCAGAGTAAAAAGAATAGCGAAACAGGATTGGTATGACTCACTTAAACTTGAAAGAGGAGATGAGCTTGGTGGTTTAGCAGAAAGTATTGAAGATATGAGAATCCAGCTTATAAAAAGAGATGAGTGGAGACAAAATATGCTTCAGCAGGTTTCACATGAATTAAAAACTCCAGTTATGGTAATTAGGAACTATGTACAAGCGGTTGAGGACGGCATTTATCCAAATGGAACTCTCGAAGGGACAATGAAGGTTATAGATGAAGAAGCTATAATGCTTCAGAAGAGGATAAAGGATCTGTTGCAGCTTTCGAAACTTGAATATGTAAACTCTAAACCTATTAAAAACCAATTATACTCATTATGTGATGTGATTTCCGATGTTTTTTATAAAATAAAAGCCAATAATATGGAGTTGCAATGGGATATAGAAACCTTGGAGGATGCACTAACGCAAGGAGATAAAGAGCAATTTACTATTGTACTTGAAAACTTGCTTGATAATGCATCAAGATATGCTAAGAAAAAGGTTGAGGTAAGTCTATATATAGAACAAGGAAAATATACTATAAGAATATACAATGATGGTGAAGAGATAGAAGAGAAGGATTTTGAAAACTTATTTCTACCTTTTACTAAGGGGAAAAATGGAAAGTACGGATTAGGTTTATCCATCGTAAAAGAAATAGTCCAGTATCATGGAGCTAATATACAAGCTAAGAATGAACATAATGGAGTGGCGTTTTATATTGATGGTATAAAAAATGTTGAATAAAAGAAGGTGATTATTTGGAACTTGAGAAATTATTATCTTTACCTAAGATACATCTACATTGTCATTTAGATGGTTCTGTAAGACCTGATACAATGCTGCAATTGATGAAACAAGATGGATATATAGAAAAAGACAAAAAGGAAGAGTTTATAAACCAAATAGCGGTGCTAGATAAAACTGTTTCCTTAGAAGCGTACCTAAAGAAGTTTGAGATTCCAATATCATTAATGCAAAGTAAAGAGAATTTAAAAAGAATAGCATATGAACTTATTGAGGATTGTAATACGGAAAATATAAAATATATAGAGATAAGATTTGCCCCTTGCTTCCATGGTAAAAATGGATTATCGATGGAAGAAGTTATTCAGGCAGTATTAGATGGTGCCAATGAAGGTAAAGATAAATTTGATGTGGAATTTAACTTGATTATATGTCTTCTAAGGCATGAAAGTTATGAAATAAATGAGCAACAGCTTTATGCTGCAAAAAAGTTTTTAGGTAATAAAGTAGTGGCTATAGATCTAGCAGGTGATGAACAAAAGTATCCTGCAGACCAATTTGTTAAACTATTTGATAAAGCTAAAAGTTTAGGATTTCATATAACTATACATGCAGGAGAGACCGGGAACTTTGAAAATATAGATAAATCCATAGAATTACTTCATGCAGAAAGAATTGGTCATGGTACAGCAGCAATACAAAGTGAAAAAACTATGAGTATTTTACTTAATAAAAATATTACTTTGGAGGTTTGTGTAACTAG
Proteins encoded in this region:
- a CDS encoding aspartate ammonia-lyase, yielding MDFRKEQDMLGYRDIDDSKYYGINTVRAMENFDLGNRYVNIDFVKDIALIKKAAALVNSRLKKLEEEKGKAIVKASEEIVEGLFDDSFKINAFQGGAGTSTNMNVNEVIANRALELLGEEKGNYDVIHPLNHVNMSQSTNDVCPTALRIAAIRKIRRLANALADLQEALQVKENEFANILKLGRTELMDALPMMVGQGFGAYAKAIERDRWRIYKVEERLRVINIGGTAIGTGLNATNKYIFMMTDMLQQLTGLGLARSDFPMDVTQNADVFVEVSGLLKSCAVNLMKISNDLRLLSSGPKGGFGELILPMKQPGSSIMPGKVNPVIPEMIAQVAMRIVSNDSGITFAAASGQLELNAFIPLITENLLESLELLEKAVIIFREKCIEGIEVNNDVCRENLEKSTAMTAALIHHIGYDRASEIAKKALALGITLREVIYLDNILTKEEVEAILNPLELTKPGIPGK
- the hydF gene encoding [FeFe] hydrogenase H-cluster maturation GTPase HydF; this encodes MSLNSTPRSERVHIALFGRRNAGKSSIINAVTEQEISIVSEVKGTTTDPVYKSIEILPIGPCVIIDTAGLDDKGELGELRIKKTIEVLDKADVAIIVVDGAVGVTEEDINIVKVIKEKNIPVLGVLNKIDELVSYDEAAQEMAKKLSIQVVPASAALNKGIKEIKNKIISLLPQEEDKFKIVGDLINPGDLVVLVTPIDKAAPKGRLILPQQQTIRDILESDAIAVVTKEHELRQTLESLGRKPKLVITDSQVFLKVSADTPKDIMLTSFSILFARYKGDLAEMVRGIKAIKMLKDGDKILVSEGCTHHKQADDIARVKIPRWLRQLTGKELSFEYSSGVVFTDDVKQYSLIVHCGGCMLNRTAMCSRIDDAKAYNVPIVNYGMLIAYVQGILERALEPFPMAKLEYEELD
- a CDS encoding response regulator transcription factor codes for the protein MSYKIFLVEDDKNLNTVLCSYLIREGFEVSSFSKGEDAIESIYENPHLWILDIMLPDVDGFTVLKEIKASNKNIPVIFISARDADIDRIVGLEMGSDDYLAKPFMPRELVIRTKKLLDRTYKELDLSSGQYLYGYLIETDKRIITKGGEDVGLSSKEFDLLMLFLNNKQKTFSRDDILNMIWGESYYGSDRVVDDLVRRLRKRMPELRIETVYGFGYRLN
- a CDS encoding sensor histidine kinase, coding for MKNKSLTFQVWSVSAGIIAGVFICLVLYFNISISSFFTDETYKTIELAQDTFLQSKNKDKNLELEEINTENIGMIQDTRSVTQVVYPYQNLNIIKRFSRSSLTNDLMKIIEKETRTQNETSKRYDYKLSSGRLYYVIKKTNFDGKDSYLISFMMDTYRNKLVKDVTEKLIVGGIIAIMISLMVSMAFSNYITAPIKFLESRVKRIAKQDWYDSLKLERGDELGGLAESIEDMRIQLIKRDEWRQNMLQQVSHELKTPVMVIRNYVQAVEDGIYPNGTLEGTMKVIDEEAIMLQKRIKDLLQLSKLEYVNSKPIKNQLYSLCDVISDVFYKIKANNMELQWDIETLEDALTQGDKEQFTIVLENLLDNASRYAKKKVEVSLYIEQGKYTIRIYNDGEEIEEKDFENLFLPFTKGKNGKYGLGLSIVKEIVQYHGANIQAKNEHNGVAFYIDGIKNVE
- the add gene encoding adenosine deaminase — encoded protein: MELEKLLSLPKIHLHCHLDGSVRPDTMLQLMKQDGYIEKDKKEEFINQIAVLDKTVSLEAYLKKFEIPISLMQSKENLKRIAYELIEDCNTENIKYIEIRFAPCFHGKNGLSMEEVIQAVLDGANEGKDKFDVEFNLIICLLRHESYEINEQQLYAAKKFLGNKVVAIDLAGDEQKYPADQFVKLFDKAKSLGFHITIHAGETGNFENIDKSIELLHAERIGHGTAAIQSEKTMSILLNKNITLEVCVTSNYNTGIIDRIIDHPIYKYIKKNLIVTVNTDNNTVSNTTLTNEYIKIINNFKLSDLEVIHTIENAINFAFCDECIKNKLRKKLLDIGIKKSYGD